In a genomic window of Plutella xylostella chromosome 16, ilPluXylo3.1, whole genome shotgun sequence:
- the LOC105397307 gene encoding retinol dehydrogenase 14, with the protein MWWLWLILSLIFIKLYNKSVCGWCYARNIMTGKVVIVTGANAGIGFETAFNMARRGAKVYLACRDDARGAKAVEEIVSRTGNKHVIYKYLDLASLNSVRSFVEDIKKAEYRVDVLINNAGMTGYGLKKTEDGIVTEMQVNHFGHFLLTVLLVPLLKKSDDARVVVVASTLHRFGSIDFKTINKEATWKIPYYGAIRLYSTSKLCNVLFSNELAKRLEGTTVTVNSLHPGHVRTSIYKNLDRVTETVMNFLLSTFFKSAVEGAQTSIYLAAADDLTGTTGRFFEECKEARMSVKAEDEELAEKLWNYSAELVKLRPEEAI; encoded by the coding sequence atgtGGTGGCTTTGGCTAATACTGTCTTTGATCTTCATAAAACTGTACAACAAATCCGTGTGCGGATGGTGTTACGCGAGAAACATAATGACTGGTAAAGTAGTTATAGTGACGGGGGCCAATGCCGGTATCGGGTTCGAGACTGCCTTCAACATGGCCCGACGAGGCGCCAAGGTGTACCTCGCCTGTCGCGACGACGCACGAGGCGCTAAGGCCGTCGAAGAAATAGTTAGCAGAACCGGGAACAAACACGTCATTTACAAATACTTGGATTTGGCTTCACTGAATTCCGTTCGGAGTTTCGTCGAAGACATAAAGAAGGCGGAGTACAGAGTGGACGTTTTGATCAACAACGCCGGTATGACCGGGTACGGTCTGAAGAAAACTGAGGACGGCATCGTCACAGAGATGCAGGTCAACCATTTCGGGCATTTTCTTCTGACCGTACTCCTGGTGCCGTTGCTCAAGAAGTCTGACGACGCTAGGGTAGTGGTTGTAGCGTCGACCCTGCACAGATTCGGGAGTATCGACTTCAAGACTATAAACAAGGAAGCTACATGGAAGATACCGTATTACGGAGCAATAAGACTGTACAGTACCAGCAAACTCTGCaatgtattatttagcaaTGAGCTGGCCAAAAGATTAGAAGGAACCACTGTAACTGTGAACAGCCTGCATCCGGGGCACGTCAGGACGTCTATCTACAAGAACCTGGACAGAGTGACAGAAACCGTCATGAACTTTTTGTTGTCGACCTTCTTCAAGAGCGCCGTGGAAGGAGCTCAGACCAGCATCTACCTGGCAGCGGCTGATGACCTCACTGGCACGACCGGAAGGTTCTTCGAGGAATGCAAGGAGGCGAGGATGTCAGTGAAGGCTGAAGACGAGGAATTGGCTGAAAAGCTTTGGAATTATTCCGCTGAACTGGTCAAGTTAAGGCCGGAAGAAGCTATCTAA